One Cellulomonas sp. Y8 DNA segment encodes these proteins:
- a CDS encoding NAD(P)/FAD-dependent oxidoreductase produces MRKDADTNDDDRAPGTARPADPAAPPGAAWDALVVGGGVAGLVAARELALAGLRPLVLEAWGSPGGVVGRHEVDGLSLDAGAESFATRGGVVAALADELGLADRVVTPERHGAWVRLPGGAGPLPRTGLLGIPADPWAPDVRRTIGLAGALRASLDRVLPARVGTADGTTLGALVRARAGRRVLDRLVRPVVAGVHAAEPDDVAADAVAPGLVAAVRRERSLGRGVAAQRALAPAGSAVAGFRGGLHVLVDALVADVRARGGAVRTGASVRSVTRDGEGFVVAVDGPDGSATLAAPRLVVATPRAVDLLAGVAPGVSGLTTDPGADIVLVTLVLDAPELDAAPRGTGVLVARGVAGVRAKALTHATAKWAWLAQAAGPGRHVVRLSYGRAGEDGADALPRDLDALTDLAVRDAAAVLGVPLRREQVRAAARVRWRQGLPVPSAAHRATVRRVREAVAGVPGLAVVGAWVSGNGLASVVPDARATAAALASSALPADPTRTPPPEA; encoded by the coding sequence ATGAGGAAGGACGCGGACACGAACGACGACGACCGGGCGCCCGGCACCGCACGCCCCGCCGACCCGGCGGCACCCCCGGGAGCGGCCTGGGACGCGCTCGTCGTCGGTGGCGGCGTCGCGGGCCTGGTCGCGGCGCGCGAGCTGGCCCTCGCCGGCCTGCGCCCGCTGGTGCTCGAGGCGTGGGGGTCGCCCGGCGGCGTCGTCGGGCGGCACGAGGTGGACGGCCTGTCCCTCGACGCCGGCGCCGAGTCGTTCGCCACCCGCGGCGGCGTGGTCGCGGCGCTGGCCGACGAGCTCGGGCTCGCCGACCGGGTGGTGACGCCCGAGAGGCACGGCGCGTGGGTGCGGCTGCCCGGCGGCGCCGGCCCGCTCCCCCGCACGGGGCTGCTGGGCATCCCGGCCGACCCGTGGGCGCCGGACGTCCGCCGCACGATCGGGCTCGCGGGCGCGCTGCGCGCCTCGCTCGACCGCGTCCTGCCCGCGCGGGTCGGGACCGCGGACGGCACGACCCTCGGCGCCCTCGTGCGCGCCCGGGCCGGGCGGCGGGTGCTGGACCGGCTGGTCCGGCCGGTCGTGGCCGGCGTGCACGCGGCGGAGCCCGACGACGTCGCGGCCGACGCCGTGGCCCCCGGACTGGTCGCGGCCGTGCGCCGCGAGCGGTCGCTCGGCCGCGGGGTGGCGGCGCAGCGCGCGCTCGCCCCCGCCGGCTCCGCGGTCGCGGGGTTCCGCGGCGGGCTGCACGTGCTGGTCGACGCGCTCGTCGCGGACGTCCGGGCGCGCGGCGGCGCGGTGCGCACCGGGGCGTCCGTCCGGTCGGTGACCCGCGACGGCGAGGGGTTCGTCGTCGCCGTCGACGGGCCGGACGGGTCCGCGACGCTCGCGGCCCCCCGCCTCGTCGTCGCCACCCCCCGCGCCGTCGACCTGCTGGCCGGCGTCGCCCCGGGCGTGTCGGGCCTGACGACGGACCCGGGCGCGGACATCGTGCTCGTGACCCTGGTGCTGGACGCCCCGGAGCTGGACGCCGCCCCGCGCGGCACCGGCGTCCTGGTCGCCCGGGGCGTCGCCGGCGTGCGGGCGAAGGCGCTGACGCACGCGACGGCGAAGTGGGCGTGGCTCGCCCAGGCGGCGGGCCCCGGCCGGCACGTCGTGCGCCTGTCCTACGGCCGGGCCGGCGAGGACGGGGCGGACGCGCTGCCGCGCGACCTCGACGCGCTCACCGACCTCGCGGTGCGGGACGCCGCGGCCGTGCTCGGCGTCCCCCTGCGCCGCGAGCAGGTCCGCGCCGCCGCCCGCGTCCGCTGGCGCCAGGGGCTGCCCGTCCCCAGCGCCGCGCACCGGGCGACCGTGCGGCGGGTCCGGGAGGCCGTCGCCGGCGTGCCCGGCCTCGCCGTGGTGGGCGCGTGGGTGTCCGGCAACGGCCTCGCATCCGTCGTCCCCGACGCCCGCGCGACCGCGGCGGCGCTCGCCTCGTCCGCCCTGCCCGCCGACCCCACCCGCACCCCACCCCCGGAGGCCTGA
- a CDS encoding glutamyl-tRNA reductase: MASHHDLDLSVLERLSADTHAVGREIVTASESIAGAVVLATCNRFELYLDVADAADAGAARTAVAGTVAARSGYTAERVADALAPATGPRVVEHLFAVASGLESMVVGEREIAGQVRRALTAARRDGTTTSDLEGLFQSASRASRAVEGRTGLGAAGRSVVGVALDLVEDGLPDWSDVRCLLIGTGSYAGASLAALKARGCQDVLVYSASGRAGQFAAQRGVTAATDDLAASLAGVDLVVACSGASGAVLDVDALIRARSAEAALGARPLAVLDLALQHDVDPAVGELPGVRLVSLTTVAEHAPDGHSATVAEARALVEEQAATFERDLRTRQWNPPVVAERRRVLEELGLAADGLPEREARALRRRVRSALHAPTVRAREAARAGDAAAYAAALADLAAVEVPRPALSTQAR; the protein is encoded by the coding sequence GTGGCCAGCCATCACGACCTCGACCTGTCCGTGCTGGAGCGGTTGTCCGCCGACACCCACGCCGTCGGGCGGGAGATCGTGACGGCCTCGGAGTCGATCGCGGGGGCGGTCGTCCTGGCGACCTGCAACCGCTTCGAGCTGTACCTGGACGTCGCCGACGCGGCCGACGCCGGCGCCGCCCGCACCGCCGTGGCCGGCACGGTCGCCGCCCGCTCCGGATACACCGCGGAGCGCGTCGCGGACGCGCTCGCCCCCGCCACCGGACCCCGGGTCGTCGAGCACCTGTTCGCGGTCGCCTCCGGCCTGGAGTCGATGGTCGTCGGGGAGCGGGAGATCGCGGGCCAGGTCCGCCGCGCGCTCACCGCCGCCCGCCGCGACGGGACGACGACCTCCGACCTCGAGGGCCTGTTCCAGTCCGCCTCCCGCGCGTCCCGCGCCGTCGAGGGCCGCACGGGGCTGGGCGCCGCCGGCCGCTCGGTCGTGGGCGTCGCGCTCGACCTGGTCGAGGACGGCCTGCCCGACTGGTCGGACGTCCGCTGCCTGCTCATCGGCACCGGCTCCTACGCCGGCGCCAGCCTCGCCGCCCTCAAGGCCCGCGGCTGCCAGGACGTGCTCGTCTACTCGGCCAGCGGGCGCGCGGGCCAGTTCGCCGCGCAGCGCGGGGTCACCGCCGCCACCGACGACCTCGCGGCCAGCCTCGCCGGGGTCGACCTGGTCGTGGCGTGCAGCGGCGCCTCCGGCGCGGTCCTCGACGTCGACGCGCTGATCCGGGCCCGGTCGGCCGAGGCGGCCCTCGGCGCCCGCCCGCTGGCCGTCCTCGACCTCGCCCTGCAGCACGACGTCGACCCGGCCGTCGGCGAGCTGCCCGGCGTCCGGCTGGTCAGCCTCACCACCGTCGCCGAGCACGCCCCCGACGGGCACTCCGCCACCGTCGCCGAGGCGCGCGCGCTGGTCGAGGAGCAGGCCGCGACCTTCGAGCGCGACCTGCGCACCCGGCAGTGGAACCCGCCGGTCGTGGCCGAGCGCCGCCGGGTGCTGGAGGAGCTGGGGCTCGCCGCCGACGGCCTGCCCGAGCGCGAGGCCCGCGCGCTGCGTCGCCGGGTGCGGTCCGCGCTGCACGCCCCGACCGTCCGCGCCCGCGAGGCCGCCCGCGCGGGCGACGCCGCGGCGTACGCCGCCGCCCTGGCGGACCTGGCGGCGGTCGAGGTCCCGCGCCCGGCGCTCTCGACCCAGGCGCGCTGA
- the purB gene encoding adenylosuccinate lyase: protein MPAHESSPSAAPAARTSLADVEPPIALGPLDGRYRRTVAALVDHLSEAALNRERVHVEVEWLIHLTTHGVVPGAPALSDAEQAYLRAVVTGFGADDVARLAEIERTTVHDVKAVEYFLKEKIAAAPSVLGEGTVLPSVSELVHFCCTSEDINNLSYSLMVRGAVRDVWLPAATGLVDDLAATARDLADVPMLALTHGQPATPTTLGKELAVLAHRLRRQLRRVEGAEYLGKLNGATGTYGAHVVAVPGADWPEVSRTFVEHLGLTWNPLTTQIESHDWQAELYADVARFNRVLHNLATDVWSYISRGVFTQIPVAGATGSSTMPHKVNPIRFENAEANLELSCALLDSLGATLVTSRLQRDLTDSTTQRNIGPAFGHSLLAVDNVRRGLAALSVDRDLLARELDQNWEVLGEPVQSAMRAAAVAGVTGMENPYERLKELTRGRRLTADDMREFIAGLGLPADVEARLQALTPAGYTGLAADLLRYLDA, encoded by the coding sequence ATGCCCGCGCACGAGAGCAGCCCGTCCGCCGCGCCCGCCGCCCGCACGTCGCTCGCCGACGTCGAGCCGCCGATCGCGCTCGGCCCGCTGGACGGCCGGTACCGCCGGACCGTCGCGGCCCTGGTCGACCACCTGTCCGAGGCGGCGCTGAACCGCGAGCGGGTGCACGTCGAGGTCGAGTGGCTGATCCACCTGACCACCCACGGCGTGGTCCCGGGCGCCCCGGCGCTCTCCGACGCGGAGCAGGCGTACCTCCGGGCGGTCGTCACGGGGTTCGGCGCCGACGACGTCGCCCGCCTGGCCGAGATCGAGCGCACCACCGTGCACGACGTGAAGGCGGTCGAGTACTTCCTCAAGGAGAAGATCGCCGCGGCGCCGTCGGTGCTCGGCGAGGGCACGGTGCTGCCGTCGGTCTCCGAGCTCGTGCACTTCTGCTGCACCAGCGAGGACATCAACAACCTGTCGTACTCGCTCATGGTCCGCGGGGCCGTGCGGGACGTGTGGCTGCCCGCCGCGACCGGCCTCGTCGACGACCTCGCCGCCACGGCGCGCGACCTCGCCGACGTGCCGATGCTCGCGCTGACCCACGGCCAGCCCGCGACGCCCACCACGCTCGGCAAGGAGCTCGCGGTCCTCGCGCACCGGCTGCGCCGCCAGCTGCGTCGGGTCGAGGGCGCGGAGTACCTGGGCAAGCTCAACGGCGCGACCGGCACCTACGGCGCGCACGTGGTCGCGGTCCCCGGCGCGGACTGGCCCGAGGTCAGCCGCACGTTCGTCGAGCACCTGGGCCTCACCTGGAACCCGCTGACGACGCAGATCGAGTCGCACGACTGGCAGGCCGAGCTGTACGCCGACGTGGCGCGGTTCAACCGGGTGCTGCACAACCTCGCGACCGACGTGTGGTCCTACATCTCCCGCGGCGTGTTCACCCAGATCCCGGTCGCCGGGGCGACGGGCTCGTCGACGATGCCGCACAAGGTGAACCCGATCCGGTTCGAGAACGCCGAGGCGAACCTCGAGCTGTCCTGCGCCCTGCTCGACTCGCTCGGCGCGACGCTGGTCACCAGCCGCCTGCAGCGCGACCTCACCGACTCCACCACGCAGCGCAACATCGGGCCCGCGTTCGGGCACTCGCTGCTCGCGGTCGACAACGTGCGCCGCGGCCTCGCCGCGCTGTCGGTGGACCGCGACCTGCTGGCGCGGGAGCTCGACCAGAACTGGGAGGTCCTGGGCGAGCCCGTCCAGTCGGCGATGCGCGCGGCCGCGGTCGCGGGGGTCACCGGCATGGAGAACCCGTACGAGCGGCTCAAGGAGCTGACCCGCGGCCGCCGGCTCACGGCGGACGACATGCGGGAGTTCATCGCGGGCCTGGGCCTGCCGGCGGACGTCGAGGCCCGCCTCCAGGCGCTGACCCCGGCCGGCTACACGGGCCTGGCGGCCGACCTCCTCCGGTACCTGGACGCCTGA
- a CDS encoding methyl-accepting chemotaxis protein: MAGLRGRRGSAAEPAQGADVERELRALDDVVRALGSSGDGDLGDIVETIRGALGFAYASAWRVDPAEGALVFVAQTGHLSRELTEMTPGYRMPKGVGLCGLAWQRDGVLPVADLNEHATNCTRGEAFLRAGARGAMTMPLWHRGEVVAVLDFLSTERRSEGPAQVLVLDVLARTVSQALEARRAADEIAQVARDQQAVTASVSKVGQCTDEEQALRVALDTVREEFGWDYGSYWAVDPEARVLRFQVESGTAGEEFRRVTLAASFAEGVGLAGRAWRARDLVFVRDLGELTDCVRAPAAQRAGVRSGVCIPVIVGDEVLGTMDFFTTATIELTDSRRGSLRNVARLVSQRVDILRAAQRDRAASEALLGSVARLSESASEAVRVAEEAVAQTAAMAEEVRTLEASSSAVGDVIRVISSIADQTNLLALNATIEAARAGQAGRGFAVVATEVKDLAGGTSTATSRVEQQVADIQANTAAVSRGIESVSTTIRRMDEVQARIGEVLDEQREMARSFRAS, from the coding sequence ATGGCGGGTCTCAGGGGGCGGCGGGGATCCGCGGCCGAGCCGGCGCAGGGCGCCGACGTGGAGCGGGAGCTCCGGGCGCTGGACGACGTGGTCCGCGCGCTCGGCTCGTCGGGCGACGGCGACCTGGGGGACATCGTCGAGACGATCCGGGGCGCCCTCGGCTTCGCGTACGCGTCGGCCTGGCGGGTCGACCCGGCCGAGGGCGCGCTCGTGTTCGTCGCGCAGACGGGGCACCTGTCCCGCGAGCTCACCGAGATGACGCCGGGCTACCGGATGCCCAAGGGCGTCGGGCTGTGCGGGCTCGCGTGGCAGCGGGACGGCGTGCTGCCGGTCGCGGACCTGAACGAGCACGCGACCAACTGCACCCGCGGCGAGGCGTTCCTGCGGGCCGGTGCCCGCGGCGCGATGACCATGCCGCTGTGGCACCGCGGCGAGGTCGTGGCGGTGCTGGACTTCCTGTCCACCGAGCGCCGCTCGGAGGGGCCCGCGCAGGTGCTCGTCCTCGACGTGCTGGCCCGGACGGTCTCGCAGGCGCTGGAGGCGCGCCGCGCCGCGGACGAGATCGCCCAGGTCGCGCGCGACCAGCAGGCCGTGACCGCGTCGGTCTCGAAGGTCGGCCAGTGCACCGACGAGGAGCAGGCGCTGCGCGTCGCCCTCGACACGGTGCGCGAGGAGTTCGGCTGGGACTACGGCTCCTACTGGGCGGTCGATCCCGAGGCGCGCGTGCTGCGGTTCCAGGTGGAGTCCGGCACCGCGGGCGAGGAGTTCCGCCGCGTCACGCTCGCGGCGAGCTTCGCCGAGGGCGTGGGGCTGGCCGGGCGCGCCTGGCGGGCCCGGGACCTCGTGTTCGTCCGGGACCTCGGCGAGCTCACCGACTGCGTGCGGGCACCCGCCGCGCAGCGCGCCGGCGTGCGCTCGGGGGTGTGCATCCCGGTGATCGTCGGCGACGAGGTCCTCGGGACGATGGACTTCTTCACCACCGCGACCATCGAGCTCACCGACAGCCGGCGCGGCTCGCTCCGCAACGTGGCGCGCCTGGTGTCCCAGCGGGTCGACATCCTGCGCGCCGCCCAGCGGGACCGCGCCGCGTCCGAGGCGCTGCTCGGCAGCGTCGCCCGGCTGTCGGAGAGCGCGTCCGAGGCCGTCCGGGTCGCCGAGGAGGCCGTCGCGCAGACCGCCGCCATGGCCGAGGAGGTCCGCACGCTCGAGGCGTCGTCCTCCGCCGTCGGGGACGTCATCCGGGTCATCTCGTCGATCGCGGACCAGACCAACCTGCTCGCCCTGAACGCCACGATCGAGGCCGCCCGCGCCGGGCAGGCCGGTCGCGGGTTCGCGGTCGTCGCCACCGAGGTGAAGGACCTCGCCGGCGGCACGTCGACCGCGACGTCGCGCGTCGAGCAGCAGGTCGCGGACATCCAGGCGAACACCGCCGCGGTGTCCCGGGGGATCGAGTCGGTCAGCACGACGATCCGGCGCATGGACGAGGTCCAGGCCCGGATCGGTGAGGTGCTCGACGAGCAGCGCGAGATGGCGCGGTCCTTCCGCGCCTCCTGA